Proteins from a single region of Argiope bruennichi chromosome 6, qqArgBrue1.1, whole genome shotgun sequence:
- the LOC129971312 gene encoding uncharacterized protein LOC129971312 has protein sequence MVGGAVGARIFVPFCMGFSDTSPRFPITEDTRFLILHTPKTFHKVSPFLVQKLITSFIGDVKSTKKLPSGDLLIETSSKAQIAAIQKLTKLGDFPVEVTPHRTLNFSRGVISDIDLFDCSETELVQELRSQKVCAAHRIKIKRNGTLIPTKHVILTFSSPELPKFIRAGYVQSKVKPYVPNPLRCFKCQRFGHSQGTCRGSLRCAKCSADDHETSVCSSQALKCLNCSGPHPAYSRDCPKWKMEKEIQSLKVKRNITYAEARKFVLDRTPKPGLSYSGAMKSTLKCTGSQTEITDIITTNTCSCKHLAQESVKINNFQKTETSRNQASTSTKNSPPLSQSKDSEFSLARFPKKKRKKAKSPSAKRSDTEIPPKPPDIPTTSDSVLSICPSTSDISDVEMDQHFPNKSPPGGHT, from the coding sequence atggtgggcggtgccgtcggagcTCGAATTTTTGTCCCTTTTTGCATGGGTTTTTCAGACACTTCGCCACGTTTTCCTATCACCGAAGATACTAGATTTCTAATCTTACACACACCAAAGACCTTTCATAAAGTTTCACCTTTTCTAGTTCAAAAATTGATCACTTCATTTATTGGTGATGTTAAATCTACAAAAAAACTTCCATCTGGGGATCTTTTAATCGAGACCTCATCAAAAGCTCAGATTGCTGCTATACAGAAATTAACAAAACTTGGAGACTTCCCTGTAGAGGTAACTCCTCACAGGACGCTGAATTTTTCTCGAGGGGTCATCTCTGATATAGATCTTTTCGATTGTTCAGAGACTGAACTCGTTCAGGAATTACGTTCTCAAAAAGTTTGTGCAGCTCATCGTATTAAAATTAAACGCAACGGCACATTGATTCCTACAAAACATGTCATTCTGACCTTCAGTAGTCCAGAACTTCCGAAATTTATACGAGCTGGCTACGTACAATCCAAAGTTAAACCTTATGTTCCGAATCCTCTGCGCTGCTTCAAATGTCAGAGATTCGGACATTCACAGGGAACTTGCCGTGGCAGCCTTAGATGTGCTAAATGCTCAGCTGATGACCATGAAACGTCAGTTTGTAGCTCTCAAGCTTTGAAATGTTTAAACTGCTCTGGACCCCACCCTGCTTATTCTCGTGATTGTCCTAAATGGAAGATGGAGAAAGAAATCCAAAGCctgaaagttaaaagaaatatcaccTATGCAGAAGCGAGAAAGTTTGTTTTAGACAGGACACCTAAACCTGGCCTTTCTTATAGTGGAGCCatgaaatcaacattaaaatgtaCTGGCTCTCAGACAGAGATTACAGACATTATAACTACGAACACGTGTTCTTGTAAACATTTGGCTCAGGAATCAGTTAAGatcaataactttcaaaaaactGAAACCAGCCGAAATCAAGCTTCTACTTCGACAAAAAATTCTCCACCTCTTTCTCAATCCAaagattctgaattttctttggCCCGTTTCCCTAAGAAGAAACGCAAGAAAGCAAAATCTCCAAGTGCCAAAAGATCTGACACTGAGATCCCTCCTAAACCTCCAGATATCCCTACTACTTCAGATTCTGTTCTATCAATTTGTCCATCTACATCTGATATCTCGGATGTAGAAATGGATCAACATTTTCCTAATAAATCGCCCCCAGGAGGCCATACGTAG